AGCGTCACTCAGCGCGCGCCGTAGCAGAATCAGAATCTGCTCCTCAGTCAGCGCGACCAGCGTATAGACCCTGCACCGCGACAGCAGAGCGGCGTTGATCTCAAATGAAGGATTCTCCGTTGTCGCGCCGATCAGCCGTATCGTCCCCCGCTCCACATAGGGCAGAAACGCATCCTGCTGGGCCTTGTTGAAGCGGTGAATCTCATCGACAAACAGGATCGTGCGCGAGCCGAGGTGCGCTGCCTTTTCCGCGTCCGCCATCACCTGCTTGATCTCCTTGATCCCGCTCAGCACGGCGGAGAACTCAATGAAGCTCGCCTGCGTGCGATGCGCGATCATCTTGGCCAGCGTCGTCTTTCCAGTACCCGGAGGCCCCCAGAAGATCATCGACGTCGGATCATCGCTCTCAATCGCCAGCCGGAGCGGCTTGCCGGGCGCCAGCAGATGCTCTTGTCCCTCATACTCATTGAGCGTGTGTGGCCGCATCCTGTCGGCCAGCGGAGCCTGCCGCCCCTGTCTGCCGGCCGCCACAATCGGACTCGTATCGAATAGACTCATCGCTGCGCTCCTGCAGCAGCTCTCTGGCGCGAAGCCTCATACAGAAGCAGCGACCCCGCTACCGCCGCATTCAAACTCTCTACCGGCCCGGGGCAGGGAATCGTCACCCGCGCATCGGCTATAGCCATCCACTCCGCACTCAACCCCGCGCCCTCGTTGCCGATCATCACCGCACATGCGCCGCGAAGGTTCGCATCCTGCGCAGCCTCAACACCAGCGTCCTGTGCTCCGACAGCAGCCAGCAGCCGCACGCCGCGCCGCTTCAACCCCGCAATCTCTTCAGCAGTGGCAGGCACTACCGGCACGCGAAAGACGCTCCCCACGCTAGCGCGCAGCGCCTTCTGGTTCCACGCGCTCACCGTTCCCGGGGTGGTCAAAACACCCGCAGCCTCAAACGCCTCCGCCGACCGCACCAGCGTCCCCAGGTTGCCGGGGTCTTGCAATCCGCAAGCAATGACGAGCAGCGGCTTCGGCCCCTCGAGCACATCATCGAGATGATGCACAGGCGGCGCCAGTAACGCTGCGATACCCTGCGGTGACTGCGTCTCTACCGCGCTCGCAAAGACGTCGTCGGTCACCCGCAGCACCTCGACGCCGTGAGGCAGGCCGCGAGGTATCGGCCTCCGCTCGCTCACAAACACCATCTTCAAAGCGATGGCGCTGCGCACAGCCTCTTCCAGCAGATGCTCTCCTTCAATGGCGCTCAGTCCATCGCTCAGCCGCGCATTACCTGCAAACGCCGCTCGCAACTGCTTCACCCGCGCATTCGCTCTGCTTGAGATCAGCGTCTCCGCCACTGTCATTCCAAAATCTTACGCTGTCGCCTTCCAGCCTGCTCTCCGCCGCTTCAAGCGCGACCACGGATTACTGCAGATGGTCATAGATAAAACAGAACAGCAGTGGTCTTCGAAAACCAGCTTTCTGTTCTGGCCTTTGATCCGTGCTGGTCCGCGCCCATCCGCGGTCAGCGTCCTTGAACCAATGCCACCGGTATACTATGCAAGATGGCCGCATCCCCCGGCACAGGAGCCCTGAAATCTTGACGGCCGAGACACTTCGCATCCATCCCGACGAGCCCGAGCCTGAACTCGTCAACAAAGTTGTTGCTCGTCTTCACTGCGGCGACGTCGTCGCGCTCCCCACCGATACCTTCTACGGACTCGCCGTCGACCCGGTAAATCTCATGGCCGTCGATCGCATCTACGAGATCAAGTCCCGCGCCCGCCACAAGCCCCTCTCGCTGCTCATCTCCGACGTCGCGCAGGCCTACGAACTTGTCCGTACGGTCGATACTGC
The Edaphobacter bradus genome window above contains:
- a CDS encoding TrmH family RNA methyltransferase; protein product: MTVAETLISSRANARVKQLRAAFAGNARLSDGLSAIEGEHLLEEAVRSAIALKMVFVSERRPIPRGLPHGVEVLRVTDDVFASAVETQSPQGIAALLAPPVHHLDDVLEGPKPLLVIACGLQDPGNLGTLVRSAEAFEAAGVLTTPGTVSAWNQKALRASVGSVFRVPVVPATAEEIAGLKRRGVRLLAAVGAQDAGVEAAQDANLRGACAVMIGNEGAGLSAEWMAIADARVTIPCPGPVESLNAAVAGSLLLYEASRQRAAAGAQR